The Gammaproteobacteria bacterium genome segment CGAGAACGCCGGCTTCAACGACGAAGTCCTGAAGCTGCTGCCCAGCCTGACGATTTCCGAGGAGGACCTGCAGAAGGGCCTCGACATCATTCACGAAGCCACCAAGGCCGTCATCGAGCGCCGCGAGAAGAAAGCGGCCTGAACGAAGCTCGACCGACGCTGCTGGAAGGACCGGGGTTGCCCGGTCTTTCTTTGGCTGAAGACATCAATGACCAATGACTGGAGAATTCATCAATGATCGTACGCAAGCTGAAAGACCTGATCGGAACCGACAAGGAAGTGGGTGGTGAAGACAAGGGCTGGACCAGCCGCCGCCTGCTGCTGAAGAGTGACGGCATGGGCTATTCCGTGCACGACACCATCATCCACGAGGGTTCGGAACTGCACATGCACTACAAGAACCACCTGGAAGCGGTCTACCTGACCGAGGGCAAGGGCGAGATCTAC includes the following:
- a CDS encoding ectoine synthase, with amino-acid sequence MIVRKLKDLIGTDKEVGGEDKGWTSRRLLLKSDGMGYSVHDTIIHEGSELHMHYKNHLEAVYLTEGKGEIYDEATGETHQLEAETIYALDKNDKHILRANKGSHMRMVCVFNPPVSGKEVHD